The genomic segment TTACGCGCTCTCTTTTCCTGAAGCGTTGAAGATGCTTGCTGAACGTTATGGGGTGGTCTTGCCGGAGAGAAAACAGTCTGCTCAGGAAAAGGCTCTGGCTGAAAAACGGAAAAAGATGTTTGCCCTGAATGAGAAGGTGGCTGCTATTTATGGCCAGTATCTTCGGACTAATAGGGGGGCTGGTGCGGCTCGTGATTACCTTGTCAGGCGGGGTGTGGGGAAAAAGATATCTGCAGATTATGGCCTCTGTTATGCCCCGTCTCAGGATGTGGAGGGTTGGCATTTCCTGGGAGGTCATTTGGCAAAGGAGGAGCTTGTCCTGGCCGCAGAGTTGGGCCTTGTTTCCGCTAAGGAAAACGGTGGTTATTATGATCGATTTCGGGACAGGATCCTCTTTCCCATAAGGGATATAGCAGGGCAGATCTGTGGCTTTGGCGGCCGCATCATAGGTGAGGGGCAGCCAAAGTATATGAACTCCCCAGAAAGTCTTATCTTTAATAAAAGCAGTCTGCTCTTGGGACTTTATCAGCAAAAAGAGGATATTCGCAGGGCAGGTTCGGTTGTCTTTGTTGAGGGCAACTTTGACCTCATCTCTCTTGTTGGCGCCGGGGTAAAGAATGTTGTTGCGCCTCTGGGGACGGCCCTTACCCGTGAACATCTTCGCTTAGTTAAGCGCTTTGCCGAAGGTGCTGTGATGTTATTTGATGGAGATAAGGCGGGAGTTCAGGCCGCTGTTCGTAGCGTGCCCCTGTTTCTCGGTGAAAATTTGATGGGGAAGGTCTCCCTTCTGCCGGAGGGAGAAGATCCCGATACTTATGTGCGCCGGCATGGCGGTAGGGGCATCCTTGAGCTGTTGGCTGAAGCTAGTCCTTTGCCGGAATTCGCCTTTGAAAATTTGGTGCAGGAGCATGGCCTCTCTCTTGATGGCAAGAGCAGGGTTATAGAGGGGCTGAAGCCTTTGGTGCAGGCAGCGACCTCCTCTCTGCAACGTTCAGTGATATTGTCGCATTTTGCCGAAAAACTCGGTCTTGATGTGATCAGTTTGGAAAGAAATTTACAGACGGGCGAAGGTGGTCCTGCTCAAAAAAATGTTTTGCCCAGTTCTGTGCCAGTGATCACGCCGCTTAAGCAAAAAAAAACCGAGGCTGTGCTGCCCCTTGATTCTGTCCAGAGGCGTTTTGTCCAATTTATGGTTTTGCACCCCTCTCTCTTTGACAGGCTTGTCGCTATGGGGATGCGCAATATTTTGTTGGGAAGTGTGGGGGAGATTATATTTCTCCATATGACCTCCCTTCTGCGGAAGCACAGGGTCTTGGAACCGGAAGAGTTTTTAGGTCTCTTGCCCAAGGGTGTAGAGCGAAAGGTGGTTGCCGAAATTTTGTTGAAGCAGGGTGACGGTCTTGCTGAAGGGGACGATCCCTTAGGGGAACTGGCTGAGCTTGAGGCATATTTAGAGGTGGCCTTGTTAAAGAAGAAGTCAAATGATATTCTTCTTTCTATTCAGGGGCTTGATCAGGTGAATGAACTCGATAAATTGCAAGATCTTTTGCTTGAAAAGATGGCTGTAGAGTTGGAATTGCAGGGGGTGCTGGAAAATTTCCAGTTGTTAGAGATATTGGTATTTGTTTGAATTCTGTTTGCTATTCGTTTGATATTTTGATATAAATTGTGTTTTAGGTTTTGTTTCTTATTTGCGTGAGGGAGCGATGTTTTGACTTTTTTCTTATAACTCGGAGTGCTTAGATGACCATAGGGAAAGAATCATTGGCCGGTGTTGGTGAGTGTAGGGTGAGCGGTGAATTTTCATTGGATAAAACTATTGTTCCCCTGGCCTTAACGAAGCAGAAAAAATCTTCTCCTGTGCTTGGAGAGCCCTTAGTAGCAGGTTCTGATTTGTTGAAGGAAGGAGTCCGAGCCCCTAAGCGCCGTATTTCTTCTTCGCAGAGAAAGCAGGGTGATTCGACGGCAGCCGCAGACTCCATGAATATTTATATGCGGGAGATGGGGAGCCTGAAGCTTCTTAAGTATGATGATGAGCGAAAACTCGCTCAGACTATTGAAAAGGGGAAAAAACAGGTGCAGTTTGCTGTTTTACAGTCCACCCTTGCCATGCCAATTCTTCTCCAGATGAAAGAAACTATTGTAGAAAACCCTGGTAAAATATCTCTCTTTGTCGGAGGTATTCCCGATGCTCAATTTGATGTTATTGCAGAGGCGTGTGATGTCTTCCTTGCCAATTGGCAGACCTGTGTGGGGCTTGATGGGCAACGGAAGAAGTATCTTAAGAAATATCTTTCCCCATCTCTGAGCGCAGATGCCAGGGAGAAGCTACTCTTTAATATTTTGCAATGTGGAAAGCAGATAGCTGAGCTGTTTGAAGATAGGGTGCTCTCTTCTGAGTATGTCAACATGGTCGCCCAGGCAGCCGAGGATCTCTCTAAGCGATTTCGTAAAATTTTTGTTGAGCTTATTGCCGGGGAAGGAGACTTGCCGGAGGAGGAGATGCGGAGCCCGGAAGAGCTTGAGCGGTTGGTTGATCTGCAGTTTATTCGCGAATCGGGCAGTAGTCTACAAAGTCTTAATGAACTGTTAAAAGAAGTTGAAGAGGGTCGTTTTATAAGCAAAGAGGCCAAGGAGGCCTTGGTGCGGGCCAATCTTCGTCTAGTGATTTCGGTGTCCAAGCGTTTTGTTAATAGAGGTCTGCAATTTTCTGATCTTATCCAGGAGGGTAATATTGGTTTGATGAAGGCTGTGGAAAAATTTGATTACCGTCGTGGTTTTAAATTCAGTACCTATGCGACCTGGTGGATTCGCCAATCTATTACTCGTGGCATTGCCGATCAGGGGAGAACGATCAGGTTGCCCGTGCATATGATTGAGACGATTAACCGAATGCTTCGTGTGTCAAAGGATTTTTATCTGGAGGAACATCGGGAACCGTCCGTGGAAGAGGTGGCAGGTCAACTCGGGACGGAGGTTGACAAGGTTAAGTCTGCTTTGAAAATTGCCAAAGATGCTATTTCGCTCGACACGCCGGTGGGTGATGATGGCGAGACGTATTTAGGTGATTTTATTGTTGATAAAAATTGTCTCGGCCCTGATGGCTTTGCCATGGTGGCAAGCCTTAAGGAGTGTCTCAGTCAGGTGCTCTCCTCTCTTTCTCCCCGTGAGGAGAAGGTGTTGAAGATGCGTTATGGCATCCTTGAAAAGCGGGAGTATACCCTGGAAGAGGTTGGACGTTGTTTTAATGTGACTCGGGAAAGAATCAGGCAAATCGAGGCGCAGGCAATCTCTAAATTAAAGCATCCATCCCGTTGCGGTGATCTGAAGGTTTTCATGACCGATTAGGGCGGAACTGTGGGGAGGTTGGATGATGGATGGTCTTGTTGATTGGGATTGCCCCTCTGCTCTGCTTCGGGGCTGGGAGTGCGCGGTTTTTGGCGACTTATTGAGTTTTATCATCATCCAAGCAGGGTGTTGGACGCATCTCTTGCTCAAATTCGATCTGTTGCAGGTCTTAGAGAGGGGCAGCTAGCAGGTTTTGCCGATCCCCAGTCTCTTCGTCTTTCTGCGGCAGAAGAGCTTGGCAGATTAGATGCTCTTGGCCTGTTGGCCATTTCGTTTTCATCTCCTCTCTATCCTGAGAACCTTAAACAAATTTTTGATCCTCCTCCTGTTCTCTATGCATCCGGTGATCTCTCCCTCTTGAATACTCATGCCCTTGCCATTGTCGGGGCTCGGGCATCGACCTCGTATGGCAGACGAGTTGCCCATAATCTTTCCTCGGCGGTCTCTCTTGCCGGCCTGACGGTTGTTTCTGGCCTTGCCCTTGGCGTTGATACGGCGGCCCATGAGGGGGCTTTGGCTGTTTCCGGTAAGACTATTGCTGTACTTGGCTGTGGCCTTGATATTGTCTATCCCTATCAGAATAAAAAACTCTATAAAATCATTGCTGGGGAAGGTCTTGTTATTACTGAATATCCTCTGGGGACCCGACCCGATGGCTTTCGTTTTCCGGCCCGGAATAGGATTATTGCCGGTATGAGCGATGGTGTTTTGGTGGTGGAGGCAGCAAGGAAATCAGGCTCTCTTATTACTGCCCAGCTTGCCCTTGATTTTAATAGAGAGGTGTTTGCCGTACCGGGTCAGATCGACTCGGTTAAAAGCGCCGGGACTCACATCCTCCTGCAGCAGGGGGCAAAGCTTGTTCATGATGTCACTGATATTTTAGAAGAATTTCCATTTCCTCTCCGTGTCGGGCAGGGTGGGCAGAAGGGTGAGGCGAGCCTGCCGTCGGAGGCGGGCCAGCAGATTTTGGATCTCTTGGATGTCTATCCTTCTTCCCAAGAAGAGCTTATGGTAGAGTCGAAACTTTCAGCAAAAAAAGTGGCAGAGGAGTTATTGTTGCTTGAACTTGAAGACTTGATTGAGATTTTGCCGGGAAAT from the Desulfotalea psychrophila LSv54 genome contains:
- the dnaG gene encoding DNA primase; translated protein: MKQGEDVVALIKERADIVQIIGETVELRRSGSRYVGLCPFHGEKTPSFSVTAGEQFFHCFGCGESGDVLSYVMKYYALSFPEALKMLAERYGVVLPERKQSAQEKALAEKRKKMFALNEKVAAIYGQYLRTNRGAGAARDYLVRRGVGKKISADYGLCYAPSQDVEGWHFLGGHLAKEELVLAAELGLVSAKENGGYYDRFRDRILFPIRDIAGQICGFGGRIIGEGQPKYMNSPESLIFNKSSLLLGLYQQKEDIRRAGSVVFVEGNFDLISLVGAGVKNVVAPLGTALTREHLRLVKRFAEGAVMLFDGDKAGVQAAVRSVPLFLGENLMGKVSLLPEGEDPDTYVRRHGGRGILELLAEASPLPEFAFENLVQEHGLSLDGKSRVIEGLKPLVQAATSSLQRSVILSHFAEKLGLDVISLERNLQTGEGGPAQKNVLPSSVPVITPLKQKKTEAVLPLDSVQRRFVQFMVLHPSLFDRLVAMGMRNILLGSVGEIIFLHMTSLLRKHRVLEPEEFLGLLPKGVERKVVAEILLKQGDGLAEGDDPLGELAELEAYLEVALLKKKSNDILLSIQGLDQVNELDKLQDLLLEKMAVELELQGVLENFQLLEILVFV
- a CDS encoding sigma-70 family RNA polymerase sigma factor encodes the protein MTIGKESLAGVGECRVSGEFSLDKTIVPLALTKQKKSSPVLGEPLVAGSDLLKEGVRAPKRRISSSQRKQGDSTAAADSMNIYMREMGSLKLLKYDDERKLAQTIEKGKKQVQFAVLQSTLAMPILLQMKETIVENPGKISLFVGGIPDAQFDVIAEACDVFLANWQTCVGLDGQRKKYLKKYLSPSLSADAREKLLFNILQCGKQIAELFEDRVLSSEYVNMVAQAAEDLSKRFRKIFVELIAGEGDLPEEEMRSPEELERLVDLQFIRESGSSLQSLNELLKEVEEGRFISKEAKEALVRANLRLVISVSKRFVNRGLQFSDLIQEGNIGLMKAVEKFDYRRGFKFSTYATWWIRQSITRGIADQGRTIRLPVHMIETINRMLRVSKDFYLEEHREPSVEEVAGQLGTEVDKVKSALKIAKDAISLDTPVGDDGETYLGDFIVDKNCLGPDGFAMVASLKECLSQVLSSLSPREEKVLKMRYGILEKREYTLEEVGRCFNVTRERIRQIEAQAISKLKHPSRCGDLKVFMTD
- the dprA gene encoding DNA-processing protein DprA; the encoded protein is MRGFWRLIEFYHHPSRVLDASLAQIRSVAGLREGQLAGFADPQSLRLSAAEELGRLDALGLLAISFSSPLYPENLKQIFDPPPVLYASGDLSLLNTHALAIVGARASTSYGRRVAHNLSSAVSLAGLTVVSGLALGVDTAAHEGALAVSGKTIAVLGCGLDIVYPYQNKKLYKIIAGEGLVITEYPLGTRPDGFRFPARNRIIAGMSDGVLVVEAARKSGSLITAQLALDFNREVFAVPGQIDSVKSAGTHILLQQGAKLVHDVTDILEEFPFPLRVGQGGQKGEASLPSEAGQQILDLLDVYPSSQEELMVESKLSAKKVAEELLLLELEDLIEILPGNMVRRV